The Streptomyces sp. NBC_00162 genome window below encodes:
- a CDS encoding ABC transporter ATP-binding protein yields MTDTVIDVEGLRRGYAGGFEAVRGVSFSVARGEVFALLGTNGAGKTSTVELLEGLAAPSGGHVRVFGLDPYARRAEVRPRTGVMLQEGGFPSDLSVAETVRMWGGVTTGARPAAEVLELVGLGARASVRVKQLSGGERRRLDLALALLGRPEVLFLDEPTTGMDPEGRRNTWALVRELRDRGTTVVLTTHYLEEAEELADRLAILHEGEIVLSGTPAEVTATRPARIRFTLPAQVPAARLPLSLHAAAYGQRVEIRTGRLQESLTELLRWAHDSGVELDRLDARSGSLEEAFLEIAQGRRTDDDMADPAGTDDALAGAAR; encoded by the coding sequence AGCCGTACGGGGCGTCTCCTTCTCCGTGGCCCGCGGCGAGGTATTCGCCCTGCTCGGCACCAACGGGGCGGGCAAGACCTCCACCGTCGAGCTGCTGGAGGGACTGGCCGCGCCGAGCGGCGGACACGTCCGCGTCTTCGGCCTCGACCCGTACGCACGGCGGGCAGAGGTCCGCCCGCGGACCGGGGTCATGCTCCAGGAGGGCGGTTTCCCCTCGGACCTCTCGGTCGCCGAGACCGTCCGGATGTGGGGCGGGGTCACCACCGGCGCCCGGCCGGCGGCGGAGGTGCTGGAGCTGGTGGGCCTGGGCGCGCGTGCCTCCGTACGGGTCAAGCAGCTGTCCGGCGGTGAGCGGCGGCGCCTCGACCTGGCGCTGGCCCTGCTGGGGCGGCCCGAGGTGCTGTTCCTGGACGAGCCGACCACCGGAATGGATCCCGAAGGACGCCGGAACACCTGGGCGTTGGTACGGGAACTGCGGGACCGGGGGACCACGGTGGTGCTCACCACGCACTACCTGGAGGAGGCCGAGGAGCTCGCCGACCGGCTGGCGATCCTGCACGAGGGGGAAATCGTGCTGTCCGGCACCCCGGCCGAGGTGACCGCCACCCGGCCCGCCCGGATCCGCTTCACGCTGCCGGCCCAGGTGCCCGCGGCCCGGCTCCCGCTGTCGCTGCACGCGGCGGCGTACGGGCAGCGCGTGGAGATCCGTACCGGCCGGCTCCAGGAGTCCCTGACCGAACTGCTGCGCTGGGCCCACGACTCCGGGGTGGAACTGGACCGGCTCGACGCCCGGTCCGGCTCCCTGGAGGAGGCCTTCCTGGAGATCGCGCAGGGCCGCCGCACCGACGACGACATGGCCGACCCGGCCGGCACGGACGACGCACTGGCAGGAGCAGCCCGATGA